The following coding sequences lie in one Rutidosis leptorrhynchoides isolate AG116_Rl617_1_P2 chromosome 4, CSIRO_AGI_Rlap_v1, whole genome shotgun sequence genomic window:
- the LOC139903963 gene encoding glutamate receptor 2.8-like yields the protein MRINELCSLTFFAEEKLISNLSRFVVIVWVFVVLVLTSSYTANLTSMLTVHQLQPTNTDILEIMRNGESVGYQDGSFVVDMLKKMGFKDAQLKNYSTFEQYDEALQNGSLNGGVSAIMDELPYIRIFLGKYCTKYTMTGPTYKTAGFGFAFPKGSPLVHDVSRAVLQVTEEQMTNISKLWFGDSAGCDQSNGATITSDRLTLDSFKGLFLIAGLSSISALIIFVFMFLYQNRTVLVSEVPISEKLAAIATSFNEFKDKDDESKTTSAVGRVDEPVLDESVNNSPGISVHGQEAEVISTDISATESSTPVHDTVQGLSSTELGSPVQGNLHVVENITSL from the exons ATGAGAATAAATGAGCTATGTAGTTTAACATTTTTTGCGGAGGAGAAGTTGATAAGCAACTTATCGAGATTTGTGGTGATCGTGTGGGTGTTTGTGGTTCTCGTGCTGACATCGAGCTACACAGCAAATTTGACATCCATGTTAACTGTGCACCAGCTTCAGCCTACAAATACTGATATCCTTGAGATCATGAGAAATGGTGAATCGGTAGGGTATCAAGATGGTTCCTTTGTTGTTGATATGTTAAAAAAGATGGGATTTAAAGATGCCCAATTGAAAAACTACAGCACGTTTGAGCAGTACGACGAGGCACTTCAAAACGGAAGTCTAAACGGAGGTGTTTCTGCAATCATGGATGAACTTCCTTATATCAGAATTTTCTTGGGAAAATACTGTACCAAGTATACCATGACCGGTCCCACCTACAAAACCGCAGGCTTCGGTTTT GCATTTCCGAAAGGATCTCCTCTAGTCCATGACGTTTCGAGAGCGGTCCTACAAGTAACAGAAGAGCAAATGACAAACATTTCAAAACTGTGGTTTGGAGATTCAGCTGGTTGTGATCAGTCAAATGGAGCTACAATCACGTCCGATAGGCTCACGCTCGATAGCTTTAAAGGCCTTTTTCTCATTGCAGGCTTATCATCAATTTCTGCTCTCATAATTTTCGTCTTCATGTTTTTGTATCAAAATAGAACAGTACTAGTATCAGAAGTTCCAATAAGCGAAAAACTTGCTGCAATTGCAACATCCTTTAATGAGTTTAAAGATAAAGATGATGAATCCAAAACGACAAGCGCAGTGGGAAGAGTGGATGAACCAGTCTTAGATGAGAGTGTCAACAATAGTCCAGGAATTAGCGTACACGGTCAAGAAGCCGAAGTTATATCTACGGATATTTCTGCTACTGAATCTAGTACACCGGTGCACGACACCGTACAAGGATTATCGAGTACTGAACTTGGGTCTCCAGTTCAAGGCAATTTACATGTTGTAGAAAATATCACATCGCtctaa